In Salisediminibacterium beveridgei, one DNA window encodes the following:
- a CDS encoding VOC family protein: MYKGIGHLALKVADMERSLHFYCEILGFKHAFDIQDDHGQPVIEYIKVVPGQFIELFYGGKTTPEFNDDSIGFNHLCLEVNDIHEIADHLKSKGIPLTVEPMIGKDHNYQCWVKDPDGNDIEFMQLDPKSPHMNC; encoded by the coding sequence GTGTATAAAGGAATCGGCCATCTCGCATTGAAAGTAGCGGATATGGAAAGGTCTTTGCATTTTTATTGTGAGATTCTCGGCTTCAAGCATGCATTCGACATTCAAGATGATCACGGTCAGCCGGTGATCGAATATATCAAAGTCGTACCTGGGCAATTCATCGAATTGTTTTACGGTGGGAAAACGACACCTGAATTCAACGATGACAGTATCGGGTTCAATCACCTCTGTCTTGAAGTCAATGATATTCATGAAATCGCAGATCACTTGAAATCAAAAGGGATCCCATTGACCGTCGAGCCGATGATCGGGAAAGATCACAACTACCAGTGCTGGGTAAAAGACCCCGATGGCAATGACATTGAGTTTATGCAGCTTGATCCCAAGTCACCTCATATGAATTGTTAA
- a CDS encoding aldo/keto reductase family protein codes for MNYRRLGKTGLKISEISLGSWLTYGKSVEDNTAEKTIHKAYELGINSFDSANVYERGEGERVMAQALKTYPRESYVISTKAFFPMGEGPNDGGLSRKHITESLHSSLKRMNLDYVDLFYCHRYDHETPVEETLKAIDDLVRQGKILYAGVSEWSAAQLEEAVRIADKRLLDRIVVNQPQYNMFNRTIEKEIIPVSEKHGIGQVVFSPLAQGVLTGKYKEGQVPDQSRAANESINRFIKGMLNEDVQNRVSQLLDVANDLEITLPELALAWVLRQPNVSSALIGASRPEQVEMNVKASGIVIPTDAQEKIDDILV; via the coding sequence ATGAATTACAGAAGACTTGGAAAAACAGGCCTGAAGATCAGTGAGATCAGTTTGGGCAGCTGGTTGACGTATGGTAAATCCGTCGAGGACAACACCGCAGAGAAAACGATACATAAAGCCTACGAACTGGGGATCAATTCATTTGATTCTGCAAACGTTTACGAACGGGGTGAAGGGGAGCGTGTGATGGCGCAGGCGCTGAAGACCTATCCGCGGGAATCGTACGTGATTTCGACAAAGGCCTTCTTCCCGATGGGTGAAGGGCCGAATGACGGCGGACTGTCCCGCAAACACATCACTGAATCGCTCCACAGCAGTTTGAAACGCATGAACCTGGACTATGTGGATCTCTTCTATTGCCACCGATATGATCATGAGACACCGGTGGAGGAGACCTTGAAGGCGATCGATGACCTCGTGCGTCAGGGGAAAATTCTGTACGCAGGCGTCAGTGAGTGGAGTGCGGCACAGCTTGAAGAAGCGGTTCGCATTGCGGATAAGCGATTGCTTGACAGGATTGTCGTCAATCAGCCGCAATACAATATGTTTAACCGTACGATCGAAAAAGAGATCATTCCTGTCAGTGAGAAACATGGGATCGGGCAAGTTGTCTTTTCCCCGCTGGCCCAGGGCGTTCTGACCGGTAAATACAAAGAAGGACAGGTCCCGGATCAAAGCCGGGCAGCGAATGAATCCATCAATCGATTCATCAAAGGGATGTTGAATGAGGATGTCCAGAACAGGGTAAGTCAATTGCTGGACGTTGCAAATGATCTTGAGATCACGTTGCCGGAGCTTGCACTGGCATGGGTATTAAGACAGCCGAATGTATCAAGTGCTCTGATTGGTGCCAGCAGGCCAGAGCAGGTTGAAATGAATGTGAAAGCATCAGGGATCGTGATTCCGACAGATGCTCAGGAAAAAATCGACGATATTTTAGTCTAA
- the groL gene encoding chaperonin GroEL (60 kDa chaperone family; promotes refolding of misfolded polypeptides especially under stressful conditions; forms two stacked rings of heptamers to form a barrel-shaped 14mer; ends can be capped by GroES; misfolded proteins enter the barrel where they are refolded when GroES binds) — protein sequence MAKEIKFSEDARRSMLRGVDRLADTVKVTLGPKGRNVVLEKKFGSPLITNDGVTIAKEIELEDKFENMGAQLVSEVASKTNDIAGDGTTTATVLAQAMISEGLKNVTSGANPMVIKKGIEKATRAAVDELRNISKPIEGKESISQVASISAADDEVGQLIAEAMERVGNDGVITVEESKGFATELEVVEGMQFDRGYASPYMVTDSEKMEAVFEDPYILITDKKIGNIQEVLPVLEQVVQQSRPILIIAEDVEGEALATLVVNKLRGTFNAVAVKAPGFGDRRKSMLEDVATLTGGEVITEDLGLDLKSASITQLGRASKVVVTKDNTTIVDGNGDSAEIAGRVNQIKAQLEETTSEFDKEKLQERLAKLAGGVAVVKVGAATETEMKERKLRIEDALSSTRAAVEEGIVAGGGTALINVLNAVRAVDADGDEATGVNIVLRALEEPLRQITRNAGLEGSIIVERLKGEKVGIGFNAATGEYVDMVAAGIVDPTKVTRSALQNAASVSAMFLTTEAVVADHPEDDNGGGGMPDMGGMGGMGGMM from the coding sequence ATGGCAAAAGAAATTAAGTTCAGTGAAGACGCACGCCGATCTATGCTTCGCGGTGTGGACCGTCTGGCAGATACAGTGAAAGTAACCCTCGGACCAAAAGGCCGAAACGTCGTATTGGAAAAGAAATTCGGTTCACCGTTAATTACCAATGACGGCGTCACGATTGCAAAAGAGATCGAACTCGAAGATAAGTTCGAAAACATGGGCGCTCAGCTCGTATCCGAAGTCGCCAGCAAAACGAACGACATTGCCGGTGACGGAACGACGACGGCAACCGTTCTTGCCCAAGCCATGATTTCTGAAGGTTTGAAGAACGTGACGTCCGGTGCGAATCCAATGGTGATTAAAAAAGGAATTGAAAAAGCAACCCGTGCAGCGGTTGATGAACTCCGAAACATCTCCAAGCCAATTGAAGGCAAAGAATCCATCTCTCAGGTGGCCTCCATTTCTGCAGCAGATGACGAAGTCGGTCAGCTGATTGCAGAAGCGATGGAGCGCGTCGGAAACGACGGCGTCATCACTGTGGAAGAATCCAAAGGGTTCGCCACAGAGCTTGAAGTTGTGGAAGGGATGCAGTTTGACCGTGGGTATGCGTCACCTTACATGGTAACGGATTCCGAGAAAATGGAAGCGGTGTTTGAAGATCCGTACATTCTGATTACCGATAAGAAAATCGGCAATATTCAGGAAGTTCTGCCCGTCCTGGAACAAGTTGTTCAACAGTCCAGACCGATCCTGATCATCGCGGAAGATGTTGAAGGTGAAGCATTGGCAACACTTGTTGTCAACAAGCTGCGCGGTACATTCAACGCTGTAGCAGTGAAAGCACCTGGCTTTGGTGATCGTCGTAAATCCATGCTTGAAGACGTGGCCACACTCACTGGTGGTGAAGTGATTACAGAAGATCTCGGACTCGATCTGAAATCTGCAAGCATCACACAGCTCGGTCGCGCATCTAAGGTTGTTGTTACAAAAGACAACACGACCATTGTTGATGGTAATGGTGATTCCGCAGAAATCGCCGGCCGTGTGAACCAGATCAAAGCACAGCTTGAAGAAACCACATCTGAATTCGACAAAGAGAAACTTCAGGAGCGCCTTGCGAAACTTGCAGGTGGTGTCGCTGTCGTCAAAGTCGGCGCAGCAACTGAAACAGAAATGAAAGAGCGTAAGCTTCGCATCGAAGACGCACTGAGCTCAACGCGTGCCGCAGTCGAAGAAGGCATCGTTGCAGGTGGTGGTACAGCACTGATCAACGTGCTGAACGCAGTGAGAGCGGTCGATGCCGATGGAGACGAAGCAACAGGCGTAAACATCGTGCTTCGCGCACTCGAAGAGCCACTTCGTCAGATCACGCGAAATGCGGGTCTTGAAGGCTCCATCATCGTTGAACGCCTCAAAGGTGAAAAAGTCGGCATTGGTTTCAATGCTGCAACCGGCGAATATGTCGATATGGTTGCTGCAGGTATCGTTGACCCAACGAAGGTGACACGTTCTGCCTTGCAAAACGCTGCCAGTGTATCCGCAATGTTCCTCACAACGGAAGCAGTCGTTGCCGATCATCCGGAAGATGACAACGGCGGTGGCGGTATGCCGGACATGGGTGGCATGGGCGGAATGGGCGGCATGATGTAA
- the groES gene encoding co-chaperone GroES, which yields MLKPLGDRIVIELVEKEEKTASGIVLPDSAKEKPQEGKVIAVGKGRVTENGETVRPELSEGDKVVFSKYAGSEVKFEGKEYTILRESDVLAIIG from the coding sequence TTGTTAAAACCATTAGGAGACCGAATTGTCATTGAATTAGTGGAAAAGGAAGAAAAGACTGCAAGCGGAATCGTACTGCCGGATTCAGCAAAAGAAAAGCCACAGGAAGGGAAAGTGATTGCTGTAGGTAAAGGCCGTGTGACTGAGAACGGTGAAACCGTCCGACCGGAACTGAGTGAGGGCGACAAGGTTGTGTTCTCGAAATACGCAGGTTCTGAAGTGAAATTCGAAGGCAAAGAGTATACGATTCTCCGCGAGAGTGATGTATTGGCCATTATTGGCTGA
- a CDS encoding CPBP family intramembrane glutamic endopeptidase, which translates to MNKFYWLIIISFILSQVAPAFFIPLLQYIGFEGSESEIFGTAIAYAMTLGFFLVVLFSWKAGRDKQFDNRRMATGKTILWSIIGIFFAFAGQYAASIIQMGLFDIEPGSENTDMIVNMATAVPFMIFVVAVLVPITEELVFRKVIFGSIYKKTGFWIAAIISGLIFAGLHWDFENLIVYLAMGVVFSFLYVKTGRIIVPIVAHVGINSFVMLIQVVYGDRLLEMIEQLEELEQGLQALMGVFY; encoded by the coding sequence GTGAACAAATTTTACTGGTTAATCATTATATCGTTTATCTTGTCCCAGGTTGCCCCCGCATTTTTTATCCCTCTTCTCCAGTATATCGGATTTGAAGGATCGGAATCGGAAATTTTTGGAACAGCCATTGCCTATGCAATGACTCTCGGTTTCTTTCTGGTAGTGCTCTTCTCCTGGAAAGCAGGACGGGATAAACAGTTTGATAACAGACGCATGGCTACCGGGAAGACCATTCTCTGGTCGATCATTGGCATATTTTTCGCTTTTGCCGGGCAATACGCTGCATCGATCATTCAAATGGGCCTCTTTGACATCGAACCCGGTTCTGAGAACACAGACATGATTGTCAACATGGCTACGGCAGTGCCCTTCATGATTTTTGTCGTCGCCGTTCTTGTGCCGATTACAGAAGAGCTCGTATTCCGAAAAGTGATCTTTGGCAGCATTTACAAAAAAACAGGTTTTTGGATCGCTGCGATCATCAGCGGACTGATTTTTGCCGGGCTTCACTGGGACTTCGAAAATCTGATCGTCTATCTGGCGATGGGTGTTGTCTTTTCCTTTCTCTATGTGAAAACAGGACGGATCATCGTTCCGATTGTAGCCCATGTGGGCATCAATTCTTTCGTGATGCTGATTCAAGTGGTCTATGGTGACCGGCTTTTGGAAATGATCGAGCAACTTGAGGAACTTGAACAGGGTCTTCAAGCATTGATGGGAGTGTTCTACTGA
- a CDS encoding YdiK family protein gives MKERSAKFYGYLYFTFGVILVVFATQAMGQTEGWDFWTILLMIFAALDFLIAFKYFSMHKQAQKGKENN, from the coding sequence ATGAAAGAACGATCTGCTAAATTCTATGGCTATCTGTATTTTACTTTCGGCGTGATTCTCGTGGTTTTCGCCACCCAGGCCATGGGCCAGACCGAAGGCTGGGATTTCTGGACGATTCTCTTGATGATTTTTGCCGCTTTGGATTTCCTGATTGCGTTTAAATACTTCAGCATGCACAAACAGGCACAGAAAGGGAAAGAAAATAACTGA
- a CDS encoding TorD/DmsD family molecular chaperone produces MIKTQVADATQEERLMDSLQFLIYARCFHGQIELINDLIQTGETLEGMNEDVRELLHQLEVTPDDEVQMQYDNLFFIPGPCYAPPYVSFYLDLAKEGQNAAVHSLSGCYERFGFLDYAHGTGVRHDHIGTVFMFLHYLLQRSVEAESETIREEAEAMYEVMLEDYLRPMFGDFEKEVSTRMIRGFYRDLVQSAHLLIEDEV; encoded by the coding sequence ATGATAAAAACACAGGTTGCGGATGCCACCCAAGAAGAACGTTTGATGGATAGTTTACAGTTTCTGATCTATGCCCGCTGCTTTCATGGACAAATCGAGTTGATCAATGATCTGATTCAAACCGGCGAAACTCTTGAGGGTATGAATGAAGACGTGCGAGAGTTACTCCATCAGTTAGAGGTTACACCCGATGACGAAGTGCAGATGCAGTATGACAATCTTTTTTTCATCCCGGGACCCTGTTATGCACCGCCTTATGTCAGTTTTTATCTTGATCTCGCGAAGGAAGGTCAGAATGCGGCGGTTCACAGTCTGAGCGGCTGTTATGAACGGTTCGGATTCCTCGACTATGCCCACGGAACAGGAGTGCGGCATGACCATATCGGTACCGTGTTCATGTTTTTGCATTATCTGTTGCAACGGTCGGTTGAGGCAGAGAGTGAAACCATACGTGAAGAAGCAGAGGCGATGTACGAAGTGATGCTGGAGGATTACCTGAGGCCCATGTTCGGGGACTTTGAAAAAGAGGTCTCCACGCGCATGATACGTGGCTTTTATCGCGATTTGGTCCAGTCAGCACACCTGTTGATCGAAGACGAAGTGTGA
- a CDS encoding molybdopterin-dependent oxidoreductase — protein sequence MSKSVFENKVNRRSFVKGAGILSAIAVASPFFGSPVRQITGGNVWADDAHGIGAFTEDYTAENVIYTTCEQCNTHCTIKAYVKEGKIEGGCTSLVRKIAGNPYSPLTMKPIGQIDYAKPAADAALGGGSVAVAGRGLRGGRTCLKGQAGIQTAYDAYRLKKPMKRVGPRGSGKWKTISWEQAYEEIVEGSPDLGTPGLKELAVYEEEEVVMADWEQVKEGAMTQEDFDAKYKDVLIDTKHPDFGPKVNQVACLGGDRRHFTNTRIWTQGLGSNNFDDHGGVCGVSSVIGNVRSFEHGKRRTYTDIDYIEYMIAFGTNPLVANKGPTWMAPQITNAIERGMKMAVVDTRMSKTVEKAHQWVPIIPGTDGAFALAMGRWIIENERYDKTYLTNPNRAAAEADDEPTWSDATHLVKVSEATRQKLRASELGLREEGDDDDYVVLKNGVPHASEDADEADLEVDTSVHGIEVKSSFLLYKEEVMKHSLEEYAEITGIEKSMIEDVSREFTSHGKKAAAFGYRGNAMHTNGYYSVRAMNLLNHLIGNYDWKGGSISSGANFGPWDGAYDLDTVPNARKPWGIPITRKQSQYEQSTLFERDGGYPALRPWFGTTGNSSHEVIPSADEGYPYHLKALFVYRMDPILSFSTGYKNREVLQDESKIPLLVSLDITVGEAAQVSDYVLPDLTYLERYGQQTIYPNQLHRLSSIMQPVTRVVPEARAVEDVFIDLAKRLDLPGVGENAFANGDKLNSYEEYYTKMAANIAMKDEAVPDADAEEMAIFENARKKALGEFFDIDRLKRAVTPEEWPKVVYMLNRGGRFEAPGEEYINDGKHVKYQYGGQTNFYDEITARNKHSFSGEFHSGVPIHEQIKEYDETVYERDLPLVMTNWKAKHIGTHRQVSNVWLREVREDNPLWMNSIDAKKRGLKNGDTIKIKGSDYEAEGRIMVTEGIRPGVVGSSYNFGHTAFRSQPIKIDGKWSGAGAEYGHTSYEFAAPKKESGLYAKGRDTGFSANNLLSIDSTLGNSSLFDPIGGSAAQLYAKVEVSKA from the coding sequence ATGAGTAAATCTGTATTTGAAAATAAAGTCAACCGCCGTTCGTTTGTGAAAGGTGCGGGGATCCTCAGTGCGATAGCTGTTGCTTCACCGTTTTTCGGCAGCCCGGTCCGCCAGATTACCGGCGGAAACGTCTGGGCAGATGATGCACATGGCATCGGCGCATTCACTGAGGACTATACGGCGGAAAACGTCATCTATACAACGTGTGAGCAGTGCAATACGCACTGTACGATCAAGGCCTATGTGAAAGAAGGAAAGATCGAGGGTGGCTGTACATCTCTTGTGCGTAAAATCGCCGGGAACCCATACAGCCCGCTTACGATGAAGCCGATTGGCCAAATTGACTATGCTAAACCTGCCGCCGACGCGGCTCTTGGCGGTGGCAGCGTAGCCGTTGCCGGACGGGGTTTGCGCGGTGGCCGGACATGCCTGAAAGGACAGGCGGGAATTCAAACCGCCTACGATGCGTACCGTTTGAAAAAGCCGATGAAGCGCGTTGGTCCGAGAGGCAGCGGAAAATGGAAGACGATCTCTTGGGAGCAGGCGTATGAAGAAATCGTAGAAGGCAGCCCTGATCTTGGTACACCAGGGTTAAAAGAGCTTGCGGTGTACGAGGAAGAGGAAGTCGTCATGGCCGACTGGGAGCAGGTCAAAGAAGGCGCGATGACACAGGAAGATTTCGATGCGAAATACAAGGACGTACTGATCGATACGAAACACCCGGATTTCGGACCGAAAGTGAATCAGGTCGCCTGCCTGGGTGGCGACCGCAGGCATTTTACCAACACCCGCATCTGGACGCAAGGTCTTGGCAGTAATAACTTTGATGACCATGGCGGGGTATGCGGTGTGAGCTCGGTGATCGGCAATGTCCGTTCCTTTGAACACGGCAAACGACGTACCTACACCGATATCGACTATATTGAATACATGATCGCTTTTGGAACGAATCCCCTGGTTGCCAATAAGGGACCGACGTGGATGGCACCTCAGATTACCAATGCAATTGAGCGCGGGATGAAAATGGCCGTTGTCGACACGCGAATGTCCAAAACCGTTGAAAAAGCCCACCAATGGGTACCGATTATTCCTGGAACAGACGGAGCATTTGCACTGGCGATGGGCCGCTGGATTATCGAAAATGAACGCTATGACAAGACGTATTTGACGAATCCGAACCGCGCCGCAGCAGAAGCAGACGATGAGCCGACTTGGAGCGATGCGACTCATCTCGTGAAGGTTAGCGAGGCGACCCGTCAGAAACTCCGTGCCTCAGAGCTCGGACTTCGTGAAGAAGGCGACGATGACGACTATGTTGTCCTGAAAAACGGTGTTCCTCATGCTTCTGAAGACGCTGATGAAGCGGATCTGGAAGTGGACACATCCGTCCATGGAATTGAAGTCAAATCAAGCTTCCTGTTATATAAAGAGGAAGTTATGAAACATAGCCTGGAGGAATATGCGGAGATCACAGGTATCGAAAAAAGCATGATCGAAGACGTCTCCCGGGAATTCACGTCGCATGGTAAAAAGGCAGCCGCCTTCGGTTACCGCGGTAATGCGATGCATACAAACGGCTATTACAGTGTACGGGCGATGAATCTGCTCAATCACCTCATCGGGAACTACGACTGGAAAGGCGGCAGTATCTCTTCAGGAGCCAACTTCGGACCTTGGGACGGCGCGTATGATTTGGACACGGTTCCAAACGCCAGAAAACCTTGGGGCATTCCGATTACCCGTAAACAGTCGCAATATGAACAGAGCACCTTATTTGAGCGCGACGGCGGCTATCCGGCCTTACGTCCATGGTTCGGCACAACCGGAAACTCATCTCATGAGGTGATCCCAAGTGCAGATGAGGGATATCCTTATCACTTGAAGGCGCTGTTTGTCTACCGCATGGATCCGATTCTCTCATTTTCAACCGGTTATAAAAACCGGGAAGTACTTCAGGATGAATCGAAAATCCCGCTGCTCGTCTCCCTCGACATTACCGTCGGCGAAGCGGCTCAGGTATCTGACTATGTTTTGCCGGACTTGACGTATCTCGAGCGTTACGGCCAGCAGACGATTTATCCGAATCAGCTGCACCGATTGTCGAGTATCATGCAGCCGGTTACCCGGGTTGTTCCGGAAGCAAGAGCGGTGGAAGACGTGTTTATCGATCTGGCGAAACGACTCGATCTGCCGGGCGTTGGGGAAAACGCCTTTGCGAACGGAGATAAGCTCAACAGTTACGAAGAATACTACACGAAGATGGCAGCTAACATCGCCATGAAGGACGAAGCGGTTCCGGATGCCGACGCTGAGGAAATGGCAATTTTCGAGAATGCCAGGAAGAAAGCACTTGGTGAATTTTTCGACATTGATCGCTTGAAAAGGGCGGTTACCCCGGAAGAATGGCCGAAAGTTGTCTATATGTTAAACCGTGGGGGACGTTTTGAAGCACCGGGTGAAGAATATATCAATGACGGCAAACACGTTAAATATCAGTACGGTGGTCAGACAAACTTCTATGATGAAATCACGGCGCGCAATAAACATTCATTCAGCGGTGAATTCCACAGCGGGGTTCCAATCCATGAACAAATTAAAGAATATGACGAAACCGTCTACGAGCGTGATTTACCGCTTGTGATGACAAACTGGAAAGCGAAGCATATCGGTACGCACAGACAAGTCAGTAACGTTTGGCTCCGTGAAGTCCGTGAAGATAATCCGCTCTGGATGAACAGCATCGACGCGAAGAAACGCGGATTGAAAAATGGCGATACGATTAAGATCAAAGGCAGTGATTATGAAGCAGAGGGCCGAATTATGGTAACGGAAGGGATCCGTCCAGGCGTTGTCGGCTCGAGCTACAACTTCGGTCATACTGCATTTCGCTCCCAGCCAATCAAGATAGACGGTAAATGGTCCGGTGCGGGCGCAGAATATGGTCACACAAGTTACGAGTTTGCCGCCCCGAAAAAAGAATCCGGCTTATACGCGAAAGGCCGTGACACGGGCTTTTCAGCAAATAATCTGTTGAGCATCGACAGCACACTCGGTAACAGCAGCCTGTTTGACCCGATTGGAGGATCGGCAGCGCAACTTTACGCAAAAGTGGAGGTGTCCAAAGCATGA
- the nrfD gene encoding NrfD/PsrC family molybdoenzyme membrane anchor subunit → MSEMSQPTQHAREELDPQIVRKRFRIWMLSLLVALIAGGGAIIYRMVEGLSVTNLSTFVPWGAWVAFYIFFVGLSAGAFLLSTLIFVFGMEQYERVGRYALFTALVSMIVALSFIALDLGRMDRALNAMTYWNALSVLSYEVRFYLVYMVLLAVELWFAMRIDLIRLAKEDQGMKGKVANAIRLGSDDSSDNAKKKDHRWMKILGILGIPIAIIGVHGGTGTLFAAVAAQPYWNSPLFPVIFVVSALVSGTALLIAMYVIQQKARGKDVDFGMVKSLSMLMIAFLIIDLGLEFYEFLVAGLTMKPEKLAILNVMFTGPMAWSFWGVQLFIGAVLPIFILFNKRFNQSTGWLTAAAIMVVIGIIGVRFNIVVPTQIVQSMKELPNAFYFPNWVEWLSSIGVVAMGLLIYSIGAKFLPLELNEDEVNSHE, encoded by the coding sequence ATGAGTGAAATGTCACAACCAACACAACATGCCCGCGAAGAACTGGATCCTCAAATCGTGCGAAAACGCTTTCGAATCTGGATGCTTTCCCTCCTCGTTGCATTGATCGCAGGTGGCGGGGCAATTATATACCGGATGGTGGAAGGACTGAGCGTCACGAACTTATCGACATTCGTTCCATGGGGAGCGTGGGTAGCTTTTTATATCTTTTTTGTCGGACTCAGCGCAGGAGCCTTCCTGCTGTCAACGTTGATCTTTGTTTTCGGAATGGAACAGTATGAACGCGTCGGGCGCTATGCCTTATTTACCGCACTAGTCTCCATGATCGTTGCCCTGTCCTTTATCGCCCTGGATCTTGGGCGGATGGACCGGGCGTTGAATGCGATGACGTATTGGAACGCACTCAGTGTTCTCTCTTATGAAGTCCGTTTTTACCTGGTATATATGGTCCTCCTTGCCGTAGAACTCTGGTTCGCGATGCGGATCGACCTCATTCGCCTCGCAAAAGAAGATCAGGGGATGAAAGGCAAAGTCGCCAATGCCATTCGACTCGGCAGTGATGATTCGTCGGATAACGCCAAGAAAAAAGACCACCGTTGGATGAAAATACTCGGGATTCTCGGCATTCCGATTGCGATTATCGGTGTTCACGGCGGAACAGGCACCTTGTTTGCCGCGGTTGCGGCTCAGCCGTACTGGAACTCCCCTTTGTTTCCGGTGATCTTCGTTGTCTCCGCACTCGTTTCCGGAACGGCCCTTTTAATTGCAATGTATGTCATTCAGCAAAAAGCCCGGGGAAAAGATGTGGATTTCGGAATGGTAAAGAGCCTCTCCATGCTGATGATCGCCTTTTTAATCATTGACCTCGGCCTTGAATTTTATGAATTCCTTGTTGCCGGGTTAACGATGAAACCTGAAAAATTGGCGATTTTAAACGTAATGTTCACCGGACCGATGGCCTGGTCATTCTGGGGCGTGCAGCTGTTTATCGGAGCCGTTCTTCCCATCTTTATTCTGTTTAACAAACGCTTCAACCAGTCAACGGGTTGGCTTACAGCAGCTGCAATTATGGTTGTGATCGGCATTATCGGCGTCCGTTTTAACATCGTTGTCCCAACACAGATCGTACAATCCATGAAAGAACTGCCCAATGCATTTTATTTCCCGAACTGGGTGGAATGGCTGAGCTCAATCGGCGTGGTTGCGATGGGGCTGCTGATTTATTCGATTGGCGCAAAATTTCTTCCCCTTGAACTAAACGAAGATGAGGTGAATTCACATGAGTAA
- a CDS encoding 4Fe-4S dicluster domain-containing protein, with protein MALKHDSLINQTLFAGKDILSQSVYSTDLGLNMAEDARRLSDGHITEEDFVNKYQESVGKEFNQKLEVRAAAGQDHSSVKWGMVIDLRKCVGCETCTVSCKAENLTPPGVSYNQVFVEEEGTFPNVSRTNIARPCMHCDKPPCASVCPVRATYKADNGIVVQDNDRCIGCRYCMVACPYGARSFDFGEEYEEILGANLMQAPEHGMERGERGSGEAPIGTVRKCNFCFHRLERGEEPACVETCIGDARYFGDLNNPESTVAKLASDSRAFRLKEEYGTEPRVYYLR; from the coding sequence ATGGCACTGAAACATGATTCATTAATCAATCAAACGCTGTTCGCCGGCAAAGATATTTTAAGTCAATCTGTTTACAGCACCGATCTCGGTTTGAATATGGCTGAGGACGCCAGACGATTATCCGATGGGCACATCACCGAAGAAGATTTCGTAAATAAATACCAGGAATCAGTCGGTAAAGAATTCAATCAGAAACTTGAAGTCAGAGCGGCTGCAGGTCAGGATCACAGCAGCGTCAAATGGGGCATGGTGATCGATCTCCGTAAGTGCGTCGGCTGTGAGACGTGTACGGTTTCCTGTAAAGCGGAGAATCTGACACCTCCTGGTGTGTCCTATAACCAGGTGTTCGTTGAAGAAGAAGGGACATTTCCGAATGTATCGAGAACGAATATCGCGAGACCTTGCATGCACTGTGACAAGCCGCCCTGTGCTTCCGTTTGTCCGGTTCGCGCAACGTATAAAGCCGATAACGGGATTGTTGTTCAGGATAACGATCGCTGCATCGGCTGCCGGTACTGCATGGTAGCCTGTCCATACGGCGCGAGGAGTTTTGACTTTGGTGAGGAGTACGAAGAAATACTGGGTGCCAATCTGATGCAGGCACCGGAGCACGGTATGGAACGTGGTGAGCGGGGCAGCGGGGAAGCACCGATCGGAACCGTGCGTAAATGCAACTTCTGCTTTCACCGGCTGGAGCGCGGCGAAGAGCCTGCCTGCGTGGAGACATGCATAGGCGATGCAAGATACTTCGGTGATTTGAACAATCCGGAATCAACGGTCGCAAAGCTTGCTTCAGACAGTCGCGCATTCCGCTTAAAAGAAGAGTATGGCACAGAACCACGTGTCTATTACTTACGCTGA
- a CDS encoding twin-arginine translocase TatA/TatE family subunit, with product MLSNIGIPGLVLILVIALIIFGPKKLPEMGRAVGDTLKEFKKSTKELTSEEDKEEESKS from the coding sequence ATGTTATCAAATATCGGGATACCGGGACTTGTATTAATCCTGGTCATTGCGCTGATCATTTTTGGCCCGAAAAAACTGCCGGAGATGGGACGTGCCGTAGGGGATACGTTAAAGGAATTCAAGAAATCCACCAAAGAACTGACAAGTGAAGAAGACAAAGAGGAAGAATCAAAATCATAA